The following DNA comes from Numida meleagris isolate 19003 breed g44 Domestic line chromosome 16, NumMel1.0, whole genome shotgun sequence.
AATCCATAGACAGGATTTCCGAGGTGGCGGAAGATGGACAGTGAAAGCGAACAGGGACTCACGGGCAGAGCTCGGCGCTGGTGCAGAGCTCATTGCTCAGCACTGCAAGGCGGGCGCTGtcggtgctgctgcaggagcagctcttccATCCCGCAGCTGGCTGAGGCTCGAGCACAGAGCGGGGCCCGAGCCGACAAGGAGCAGCACTGGGTGGGACCGCCGCCCTGCTCCTGAGAGTGCTAGCGGGGCTGGCAGGAGCCCTCGgcttctcccctctcccccgGCGGTCGGGCTGCGGGAACGGGCTGCCCCGCTGCACAGAGGAGCGGGCTCGTCGGGATTCCGGAAGCGGTGGGGCCGGGCCTCGGGGCGCTGTCGCTGTGTAACGGCGCCCGGGAGCGATTAAAGGCGGCGCCGTGCGCGTCGCTGTCCTGGCGAAGCGGTGCTCCCGTTGGCTGGCTGCTGTCACGTGCTCTGGGCTCAGCTGACCGAGGCGCCCCGTGGCGATTGGTCGGCGGGAGGAGGGGGGCGGGTCCGCATTCGCGCGGTTCGCGTCGGGCCCGGGGCTGCGGCACCGCCATGTCCCGGCGGGACGGCCCGACCGGGCCCGACCTGAACGCGGAGCGGGAGAAGATCCGCCGAGAAATCGAGGAGCTGGAGCGCAGCCTGCAGCTGGACGTGACCAGCGTCGACGTGAGCGTGTCGGACTCCAGCCTCAGCTCGGGTACGGCGCCGCGGCCCGAGAGGGGCTCGGGTTCCCCTGCGGCGGAGCGGGGATCCCCCTCCTGGCGGGGGGAGGGGCGGCCCCGTGGTCCCTTCACGTTGGCGGGGCTCGGCCGGCCCCCTCCTGCCGCGGGGCTTCGCTCGGGCCCGGTGGGGCGGTTCGTGTCACGCAGCTGCGCCTCGTTTCCCGCTGTCGGAACGGGCGCACGCCGAGGGGCAGTGCCAGGATTCCGGCTCCTCAGAGCGCAGCGCGGTGTTGCTGGGAGGCTGCGCACGGGGCGTGGGTTTGCTGGGCTGCTGGCTCGGAGCCGTTGGTCCCGTTGCTGCGCTTATCTGAAGCTGTTCTGCTTACTACAGAACACAAAAGAGGCGTGTAGCTGGTGTAGAACTAAAGGTTATTTTTACTCGGTGGTAATGGGAGTACCCGAAAACCCCAATAGTTGTGTGTGAGATACACGGTGGTGCTGTATTCTGTGTGTTTTAATTGGAAAGTCCTTGGTTtgaagcttttccttctctaccACTGACgcttttatatttttgtggTCCAACAGATGATGCTGAAGATGACAGCTCAGATGCCCATGCAGAAATGGTAACTGTTTTCTCTGTAAGCACATCTTTCCATCTGCCTACTGAAGGGAGcaggaagaaaggggaaatcTCGCATCATTCTCAGGCAGCTGTTTCAACTCTGCAGCTCAGGAAGGGCTGACAGACCCAGGGGTTGGGTTATTGCTGCCTGGGTCACGGGAAAGCAAGTTGTGTGATCAGAAGCCTcgctgctgctccctgcagataTCCGTCAGTGGGCTGAGCTGATGGGCAGGAGGacagggagctgggcagggctggtAACTGCATTAGGGAGCACTCAGAGCAGCTGTCAGGGACAGAGTTATGTGCTTCCAGCTCTTCTGGAAATCGCTTTTCTAATACAATGGAAGTACTTGCCTTTAAAAGCAAGCGTTCCCTCTCCTGTACCCTTAAGCCCTGAAATGCCTTGTTCTCCTCAAGGAggtggaaagagaagaggaCACTAGTGATGATGATGTTGAAAGCAGCCTGCTGGAAGATCCAGAAATGTGTCTGCAGATGAACTATGTGTATCAGGAGGTTATCCAGGAAAAGATTGAGGAAGTAGAGCTGCTGATTGCACAAAACAAGGAACAGCAGGTGAGCAGAACAGATGTAAAACGATCTAGTGCATTTCTGAGTTAACTTCTGCTTTCATCCTTTGCCTGTCAACCACAGAGAAACTTCCTATGAGAGGTGTCAGTGCAATCAGCTGCAGCAGTCATGGCCCTTGTTAATTTGCCAGCACAGCAATCATCTTGCTTGTCTGGGAACCAGGATACACGGGTTCACGTGTCAGCTCAAACCAGTGTCACCTGAATACTGACCTTTGGGAGGGCTTATTTTCATGGAGTTTCCATGATCTCCTATCACCAAAAATGCTGTCACTAGAATATATCATATCTTATGCCTTAGCTTATAGTAGCAAGTCAGTGTATGTGTGggtgtgtatatgtgtatatatatataatatttgcatttcttatcTGCGTTGTACTACACAAACATGTGAGGTTCCAAATCTTTCATACATCCATTAATGTGCAGCCTGGTGCAGCACATTATTTGAATGACTCATGCTGCTCTCTGAAATTAGAGAATTTGAAGGAGATACTGACGCTGTTGAATTCTTCTGTTCCAGAAGGAAATTTTGTGTGAGCTTGatggcagaaaaacagcaaagacagGGGATGGTCGAAATTTACCATCAAACATATTTCTGGGCCATTTTAGGAAGCCCTACTTTAAGGATAAGACAACAGGAATTGTAAGTAAATATAACTAgcttacatatattttttttcagcgATATATTTGAATTATAACTGTACTATAACTGCGTTGCATTCTAGCTGTGGCTGTCACTCCTGAGTTTACAGTCTTTTATTTGTTGTCTCACGTGTTGCTCGCTTTCCCTCTTTTGGAAACCTGTGTCCAACCTCAGGCTGGCTGTGACATCTGAGAGCTCTGAAAACGGGGCCTTCCAGCCATGGGGTGACTGAGCATTCTTTCTCTCCAGCTTAATTTTGGTTGTGCTTTTTCACCTCCACAATACAATACCACTTTGTTTGAAGTCCttgttgtctttgttttctgatgtgAGAGTGACTGAGCAGTTCTAGTGTGACAGTCTGCATGTGTTTGAGTTATTGGTGTTTTTGGGAGCAGCTCACACTAGAGTTCCAAGGAGAATACACAAATTTTCCATGTATCTGATTCTTACAATGGATCTAACCCTTCTCATCTTTATTAGGGCCCTCCTTCTAATGAAGATGCCAAGGAAAAGGCAGCTCAGGGCATAAAATCCTTTGAACAACTGCTATCAACAAAATGTAAGTAACTGTATGTGCTGTTCAGTGTTCTACAGGAACCATAGCAAACATATATAATCATCTTATTCATTTTCCCATATCTGTATTTAAACATCAACACCTACAATACTTCATACTTGAATTCACAGACAGAGTACTTCAAAGTGAATGGGAATGTATGCATTTATTCGCTGAGGGATCAAtgacttccttccttctttcatttgcatttgttttgatgCATCCTTCCACGTCTCCTGTGAGTGCTCCCTGGCACGATCCCGTTTGGTTTTGGGAGTGCTCAGAGGAGAGACGAGATGCTTagagctgcagggagtgccAGCCACCTGGGTGGTGGTTTCATTGAGGTCTCTTTGGAGGTAAAactgagcaggaggcagcaagtTGCGCAGCTCAGACGTGGCATTAGTGGTTTAGATGGGCAGCAGAATCAATTTGCCTAGCTTCTCATAGGCCCGTTGTGAACAAAATTGTGTAGGTAATGAAAATGGACTCTTACTGAAGATGCGGGGAATACTTGGGCAGTGGTTTTGCACTGATGACTGAACgcttgattatttttgttttgcctagggaaaagcagagagaaggtGTTACTGCAGAAGTCAGTTGTAAGTGACCGCTTGCAGCGCCTGCTACAGCCCAAGTTACTGAAGTATGTACTGTGCAATCTCATGAGAACATTACAGCTGAAGTAAGGAGGGAAAATAAGTGGGGGTTCCATCTTCAGCAGGTTCTCTTGTGAACTCATTGCAGTGTTAGTGAGGTTACGAGGCACGGCAGGGATGCTTTGTCACTGTTGGACCTGGGAGGCCCACTTAGTGATCCCCAGATCCGCTCTCCTGTAGGCACCAGTGCAGAGAATGACACTGCTGTAGGTAGcagcattttcattctttattgacatctgtattttctgtgtgtgcgTGTGATACTGAAGTCTTGGGCTTTAGCGTTCTGGCTGTAAGCAAGAGGTTACAGCATTCAGGTTGCACTGCAGAGGGTTGATGATTATTTTGCAGGTAACCAGCAAGGGAAAAGGTTTTGTATTGAGGATACTGTGGCATTTTATAGCCATCTGTTTCCTCCTGATGACGCAGTGGTATAACTTAAAATGGCCTCGGGGCTTGAAGCTGAAATTGTGATATGTTGCAAGTGAGTCATAACAGAGCGTCCTCTGAGAGATTTATGTGCCTGTAGCTGGTGCAGTCTTaatttgctgctgttgcagcTATGGCTGAATCTCTCTGTAAATACCAAAATGATTAATCTGAGACCTGTTCTGGGTCAGCCGTTTGCACGGAAGCAGCAAAACAGGATGAGTTTGCTATGGGGGAGAACCTAGGAGAACAGTCTTGCTTACTGGGGGAAATGAGCTGAAGGAAAGAACGAGACTCGTGGGGAGGCCTCTTTTGCCGTACTTCTTCTGATGCCATTGACCTGCTTTCATCCTCTCTCATTAAGTAATgctgaaaatgtctttgaaCAGGTTGAGTTACTCAAATCAGAAGCTGGAAAAAGTCAAGACTGAAATGGAGAAACAGATCTtggaaaagcaaatcaaagaaGTGGAACGGGAAATAGAGGCAATTAAGTGAGAAGTCTTCTTTGTAAGATCTTGATGAAAATGCAGATCTGTTCTGGGAGGCTGACTTTGATAGTTCCCTCCTTCTTTCAGCACTTCTGGGTATGACATTTGGAGAAAAGTTTGTGCAAGCCAACAcaaatgaagctgtgaagtgCTATTCAAACTTGACAGAGCTTTCATATCCATAGCTGTTCACTAAGAATCATGCTTTGTGTATTTGTATGCCAATGTACCTAATGGCCAGGGTAGAGATACTGCTGGCAATAGTTCTTGCTTTAGCATTCAAAGCCCGAAAACTCTGAAAACGTTACTAATTCTGAGCTTTTGTGTGTTAATGCATCTGGAGTCATGCATTCTGATATTGCATTGAACCGTTTATCCTGCTAAACCAACATCATCTTGCAGGGGGCTGTTTTCCAATAGTATGTTCTTTATATTCAAGTAAAATTAATAAGTCCAGTGAGGAAGAAACTTTGCTTGTGAGTGAAGGTAGTGATATTGGAGAGCCTGATGCTTTGAGGTAGTAAGTTTTGGTAGAAGTTGATAGAAGGTGATGGAGGAGTATGATGAAGAAAGATCAGGCTGAGAAAGTGACTGTTTAATTAACTATTTAACGTGgttgcttctctctctttctgtcttctgctttaGCCAACTTCCAGAAAGTGACTTGCTGGGGGACAGATTTGATGAGCATGACTGGGAGAAGATTTCAAACATTCATGTAAGTTAGGAGATCAGCTGTTGTATTACTTGTAACGTCTGTCCCCTTTCTCTTGAGAATTACCTGACCTCTGTCATTTCCATCCACTGATCCCATCATGCCCTTCTGTAAGCAGACTGTTGTGTGATCTCAACATGGTGGGCATAGAAGCACTTAAAATTTGATGTCACTGGTTAAATCGGAcgatttaattctgaaaaaattaGCACAAAGACATGCACGGAACACAGACGGTATTACATGTATCAGCATTCATTTCTGCCCAGGTGTTTCAGTCCCAGCTACGAGACAAAAGAggtttttctccatctcttttaGTTTGATGGACAGCGCAGttcagaagagctgaggaaGTTCTGGCAAAACTGGGAGCATCCAAGCATCAACAAAAATGAGTGGACAGAGGAGGAAACGGAGAGGCTGAAGGATATCGCTGCCAAACATGGTTATTTGGACTGGCAGGCCGTAGCCCAGGAGTTGGGGGTAAGGTGTTCTGAGGCCAGAAACATGAGGTGAAAAGTCAGGTAATTCTGATGGTACCTCCTCAAAAGTTGTAGAAAACCAGGTTACTATTAATTCACTGTTAATTGATGCTTTTGTGAGGAGTATTCGTGAGCAGTACCAAAAGGATTGGAACTTTGCCTTTGCCCTCTTGCTTTTGTCCTCCTAAATATCCAGCTATCtaagcagctgctttctttccatGAAGACAAACAGGACGGCTTTTCAGTGCTTGCAGAAATACCAAACCTATAACAAAGacttgaaaaggaaagaatggaCCAGAGATGAAGATAAGATGCTTTTAGAGCTTGTTCAAGAGATGAGAGTGGGAAGCCATATCCCATACAAGAAAAGTAAGCGACCtacaaatggaaatgttttccattcaCATGTGGTGGTTCCTTTACTTCCATTCTCCCAGGGTTATCTGAGTGCTGGAGCTCCTCACCTGCTCTGTTTGTAGGAATTACTGAAGTTTTAATTGCTCTCAGTGTTTCCCTTCCCTGTCTGTTTTTATCCTACCTTTATAGCCCGATACCTAGATGAGATGCAGCAGTACTATGGACCAGTAAGTGTATGTATGACAGGATGTATAGGAGGTACAACAGTGCTGTGGCCCAGGGTATATATATGACAGTATGTATACTGACTTCTAAAAGAGCTCTTTTGTTGTGAGCTCTCAGTGGGATACAGTGTGACTAGTGAGGGCTAAAGGTTAAAGCAGTAACAAGGCATTGTCTGGAGTCCTAAATCCCAGCCTCAGTCTAACATCTGGTGCCTTGAATTTTTGGGTGTGTACTAGAGCTGAAATTTTTCTGTCCGAGTTCCGTTGCGAGGTGAATTGTTGGGTGTATCTGTGTATTTGTGTCTGGTGTTGGTAATGCCATTACAAATAGTAACAATTTGTGTAGGCTGTCCTCTTTCAATTCTTGTTGTGTACCATTGTGTAAATGCATCTGATGGCaatctgctgtttgtttgaGTAGATTACCGTTCCAAATGTTAGTAAATGAACAAATAGTACTTGCAACAGAGTTTAAAATACACCTTTGCATTTCTAGTTGCCTATTACATGGAAGGAAGAGATTCTGCCCAGCTGATTTATCGATGGACAAAGAGTGTGGATCCCAGTTTGAAGAAAGGGCCCTGGACACCTGAGGAAGATGCAGTGAGTCCTGCTCTCTGATTCCCTAGAACTGTGAGGTGTGGAAGGGGGGAGTTAGACCTGCAGTGTTGCATGGTTACGTACACCTGAGCTTTAATGCTCAAAGGAATGTGAAATGGACCGAGCTGTGCAGTTTACAGGTCAGGAGATCTTAGCTCCCAAACACCTTTGAACCGAGACTTAGAATTCTATGGATACGTGTAGCTGCTCCTGTTTGAGGCCATCTAGAACTATCACTGACAAGAGTTCCaactctcttctttctgtgattAACACAGATGCTGTTGGCTGCAGTTGAGAAGTATGGAGAGCGCGACTGGTATAAAATTCGGACGGAAGTACCAGGGAGAAGCGACGCGCAGTGCAGTGACCGGTCTGTTCCTTCAGGCCTCTTGTCCAGAGCCAAGCTGCAACTTCTTTTACAAACGTTTGCTTTGCTTGCAATGGTGTCATGCTAAAGACTGTTGTTGTGAAAGTGGCTGTGGTCTGAATGCAGTCTCCACCAGTCTCTCCAGGTGGTCTCTAAGCACAGCCTTCATTGTCTCCACCTGACTTTGCCTTTGTGGGTGGAGAAGGTGGAGCTGATGTTTGAGTCCAGCAGGGAGGGCGGTGCCCTGTTGCCTGGGGCACCTTATTCCCTGGGTGTAGTTGCGGGTGGCTTAGCAGAAGTTGGAGAGGCTGCTGTCCTAAGCAATGCAAAGGGATCCTGAAGTTTGAGTGAGTGCATGTAGGGAGGGAAGGTGGTCATCCGTGTACAGGCTGCACAAACTGCCTAGTCAGTCACTTCCTGCAGCTGACACCAGTGTTGTGAGAGCTGCTGAGCAACCTCCAGCACTGAACCCAGCTTCAGGAGACTGAATGCAGTATGTTCTACTTCCAGTGATCTGTTTTACAGCTGCTCGTTATAATTTTTAACTATGTAGCCTGATACTTCTGAGGACAAAGAGattacagctgtgctgtgttacAGGAATAGTAACGGGTCCCTTAGAAAAGGGGAAGATCTGTTAAGAATGCTGGTTGTGTTCAGCCTCAGATTATACAGTAATGGTCAGTACCATATAAATGAAGGGAAACCTTCCTCactttaatgctttttattgGAAGGTACTTAAAGGCATTGCGCCGTGATGTGAAGAAAGGCAAATGGAgtttaaaggaagaagaacagCTCATTGATCTGGTGCAAAAGCATGGCCTGGGTGAGTGTTCCTGTGGCTTAATGTTTTAGAAGCTTAGAAAAGTATGATTTACTAATTTATGATTTGagtcttttcctctttcatttttagtgGCAGAGGCTAGCAGGCTCTGTTTCATGCTGATGGTTTTGAGCTTCCTTACGTGGAGCAGCCTTTTCCTGGAAGTTCAGTTATTGAGGAATTGAGTAGCCAAGAGTTGCACAGCTGTGTTTGTTATGGCTCCAGTGCCTGGCTGAGCAGAGCTCACCCAGCTGATTTTCTCCAGGACTACTTTCTTTaagaaacagcagctttgcagtgtTAGGTTTTAACCTTTTGGCCTCCATGTAAGCATGCTCTTACTGCTGCAAGGAAGGGGGTGTGTGGTGCTGCCAGGGTTTTTGGCACTGGTACGTTTATCTTAGTCACTGACATTGGCTGAGTGTATAGTGCAGCAAAGTCCAAAGAGATCTTTGAAAAATCAAAGATGGGGATTAAGATTTTATCATCCATTCATATAGGACCTGACTCCTGTACAGGGAAATGTATCAGTGTGTATGGTGTCCTGCTCTGAAAAGGAATCTCTTTTCCCACCCCCTACTCTTTTACACTCTGAATTTCACAGCACTCCTCTCTTTGCACAAGATGAGCTTATTAGGGTAGGTGAGCATTTCTCCTGCTGGATCTTCTTAGGTGCAATCTAAAGCAAGGCAGGCACTTTCACAGTCTCACGGAAAACATAACTGTGAAATAGCAGAAGGTTTGTTAGGGTATGAACTACTCCAAACCTTTTTAGAGATGACACTCTCTTATGTAAATGTCACACTTACAGCCTGATGGAGGCAGTGCATTACCTTTGCTTACAGATTGTGGTGCTACTGCAGCACAGAGATCTTGTTTGGGTGCTTTAATGAGCAAATGTATGTCTAAGTTCTAATGTGTTTCAGTAAAATGTAAATCTAATCCTTCCTAAAATGAGGTGTCTTAGATTCCCTAAAAACATACAGCGTTGCAGCTTGATGCTGGTCTGAGGAAATCAGTCACGCTATTATTTAAGGAGGTGCAACATCTCTGAGTAACATCAGAGAGGCTTCATGTGATTGAAACATCTTTTAGAAGATAAAAGAACAGCCCCCCACTCCAACGCATACATAAAAAAACCCGTCCAACCAACCCTCATTTGAATCCGAGTGCTGACGTCCAGCTGAGTTTGTGGATGAGAAGTACTGGGCCTTCAGTGTGTTGCATCAATAGGCAGGCTCTATTCTTCATCCTTTTTAGGTCACTGGAGCAAAATAGCTTCTGAGTTGCCACACCGGACTCGTTCCCAGTGCCTGAGCAAATGGAAAATCATGATTGGGTCGAAGGTATCGTACAGAGCCCTCCTATGGCACAGTCTCATCCCTTTAATTAAGTTTCTCTAATCTAAAAGTGAAACCCTGTGACATCAGTACTGCAACTAACCTCGATTTTGCACAGTAAAGGTTTTGTCATGGATGTTTGTGGTCTAATTGGTTATTTGTTAAAGCAGCCTTCTTTTCCTGAAGGAGTAAAGTTTTAAAACGTGTTATATATTTGCACATTGCCCATAAGTTCCTTATTGCCTTGAAATGCCTGTAAGGATGTTCTGTAAGCATATACTTATGTTTTCTTGTACGTACCTCTTGAGCTGCCAGTTCTGGTACAAGGTTCTCCATAAATTCTGGCTGCTTAAGcccacatttagaatactgtcATGGTTCCATCGGTAAAGCACGAGCGGGTGCTGCTGCACTATCTGTTTTGATACCACTTTTCTCTGATAGAATTTCCCCCCCACGAAACTCTTTGACTTGCTGATTGGAGAGCTTTGCAAGTCAAGGCTGAAGCTTTATCTGTGCTCTTTTTGGCTTAAAAGAAACGCTCTGGGTCCATGAAACGGCAGTATATGGAGGAGAGTTCCAGCTGTTCAGAGAGCAGCAGCGAAGACGTGGAGCTGGATTTGTCAGACACTTCTGAGGAGGAGAAGACGACGAGTAAGGAGGAACGCGCCTTCCCCAGCATTGATTTGTGGATCCCAACGCAGACAGATGTGCTGGAGTCGTGCCAAGGAAAGCACCCGACTTCAGCTCCTTTCTCTTTGGCGAGTGCTAATGCAAGGACCAGCAGCAGTGAAACTCCAAGTGCAAGGTGTGAGGGAGGAGCTGCTGATAAATCGAGAGAATTGAGCACCATCCTGAGGGGCATGGCACGGCCCCACGCCACGGACATCACTGTGAAGGATCCGGTAGAAGAAATTGACAAGGTGAATCGTGGCTTTCTCAATCTGGTTTTGATGGAATTTGAGCTTAGGTCAGAAACTGCCAGGAGGAGCATTTGCTGCTGTAAAGAGAGCAGTTGATGAGATAAGtagatgatgattttttttttatacctgtTAGCTGCTTTCTCACTATGCCATTGGGGGGTGCTGTTGAAAACTGAGCTGTGTGAATAAACAGAAATTCCTAGCACTGTCCCTGGGtattatatatgtgtatatatattatataaacCCCGCCCCAGGTATTACCTAGAGAATAACTGTTCTTTCCTACCCGCAgtgtcacagaaacaaaacctttccCATATCTTCTTAAAGCAGGATAGGCTGGTGACATAACTCCCTTTGCTCTGGTGGTCGGAGCGTGCAGATAATTCCAGTCACAAGGCTGCTGAAAGCTTTTGCACCTTTTGTGAACGGCATCAGCACAAGTACTTCTCTGTGGTATGCTTCCCCTTACACCTCTCCTTGTGCACTCTTTTTAAGGCTTCCAGGTGTGGGAAGCAAGTGCTGCGGGTTACCCTGGAGGATGTGAGAAGAGTGCTAAGAGAGAACACGTGCTTTCAGAGGAAACTTGTAAGTGCCTCCTTTGTCTCGTCTGCTTTTGTGGTATGGCCACTGCCAAACTATATTGAGTGGAAAATAAGCGTAGAATCATAAATCTTACTTTACTGTAGTCCCAGGAGGAAAAGATCATAGGGcaattatgaaaagaaatagggACTAACTTTGTTGGAACCTTCCTAATTGGAACTCTAATGATGTGTTTGTTCATGCACAGCAATCAAAGCTGGTAATGTCTTCTGCCGCCACTTTAACAAAGACGTCTGGAGctgctccatctgctgctgagaagcacGGGGGGCTGAGGAACAGCCTGGGGAAAACTCGTCGCCAGGAGAGAGCGCGGTGGAGGAAGATGAACCTTGACAGAAAACTCCTGATGGCAGTGACGCCTTGGGTGGGCGACGTGCTATTGCCTTGCACCTTGCAAGCTGGGAAGATGGCTTTCTATCAAACCAAAGGTAGCAGTCACCCGTCAGAGGTGGTACTCCTTCATGTCCCTGTTTTCTGACGCCTTACGAGTGAATATTCGGCTGATTTTTGGatgttgggctttttttttccagcttattCTATTCAGCAGAAGGTGAAGTCGGTCAGTCTCTCCAGCACTCCCCTGTTCACGCTTTTCATTCAGGTGAGTTTTACTGTCTTCGTTGCATCGTCTGCTTTCAAGGAGTGGTAATCTTTGTACTTGATGcttaaaaacaattataaatctttcatttaaattaatctaATTACTAGATTAATCTGTTCCCTCGGCTTGAATGTTATATTTAGTAAATCCAGCAGTCATTCTAATACTGTCAAAGTTTTCTGCAAGTGTGAAAATGTGTCCAGAATCCTTCATGTGAAGCCTCTCCCATCGGCCTTGTAACGTTGCTGCCTCTACCGTCACATCCTTTTTCTGAACCAGATTTTAATGAGATGCTTATCTTGCAGCTCTTTCAGATTGACACCAATGGCTGCATGAAGATCATTCGGGAGAGAAAGGCCGATGCAGTGAGGCCTCAGCAGGTGTTGTGCACCATCTCTTTTTCCCAATAGAGTCTTGACTAAAACAGAGACTTTCCAGTGAGTGTGGGGAGTTGGTGTTGTTTGTGTGTTACCAGTTGATTTTGGTTCAGAAGCCCAATAAAGTGCTGTCTGTGGCCATTTACACAGGATACTGACAGATGAGGGTTTGATTGACATCTGTGCTGTTTTCATGATCTTTCTGTGTCTCaagtataatttaattttttttttttca
Coding sequences within:
- the SNAPC4 gene encoding snRNA-activating protein complex subunit 4, coding for MSRRDGPTGPDLNAEREKIRREIEELERSLQLDVTSVDVSVSDSSLSSDDAEDDSSDAHAEMEVEREEDTSDDDVESSLLEDPEMCLQMNYVYQEVIQEKIEEVELLIAQNKEQQKEILCELDGRKTAKTGDGRNLPSNIFLGHFRKPYFKDKTTGIGPPSNEDAKEKAAQGIKSFEQLLSTKWKSREKVLLQKSVVSDRLQRLLQPKLLKLSYSNQKLEKVKTEMEKQILEKQIKEVEREIEAINQLPESDLLGDRFDEHDWEKISNIHFDGQRSSEELRKFWQNWEHPSINKNEWTEEETERLKDIAAKHGYLDWQAVAQELGTNRTAFQCLQKYQTYNKDLKRKEWTRDEDKMLLELVQEMRVGSHIPYKKIAYYMEGRDSAQLIYRWTKSVDPSLKKGPWTPEEDAMLLAAVEKYGERDWYKIRTEVPGRSDAQCSDRYLKALRRDVKKGKWSLKEEEQLIDLVQKHGLGHWSKIASELPHRTRSQCLSKWKIMIGSKKRSGSMKRQYMEESSSCSESSSEDVELDLSDTSEEEKTTSKEERAFPSIDLWIPTQTDVLESCQGKHPTSAPFSLASANARTSSSETPSARCEGGAADKSRELSTILRGMARPHATDITVKDPVEEIDKASRCGKQVLRVTLEDVRRVLRENTCFQRKLQSKLVMSSAATLTKTSGAAPSAAEKHGGLRNSLGKTRRQERARWRKMNLDRKLLMAVTPWVGDVLLPCTLQAGKMAFYQTKAYSIQQKVKSVSLSSTPLFTLFIQLFQIDTNGCMKIIRERKADAVRPQQASQNSEASSGNASQPAPDTQKALPALPALPPLPAQAQRQKPKTVSELLREKRQREKQLKEKAVQTAVIVTPQMLLSGPLIFQHPPQQMIPSAEVGSKPGAASSTASQVQHVPAPPSALTSGAGSASTPIVLENRSPSVPKAGENPGSSQETKVQSNKELTEQAPQSTAERGVFPGLNPAAAGKAPDQGGCNGQVLAGSSAPVVLQNRALVPHQVTVVPFGIESGSSKLSLPAPVTYERNRGPVNVLTALVAPQPGSHLTPDSVLPVTWIVTPQALLPSAVQTIVGVPQGLPAVTVRSQSQASVTPSGHVSGLGVPPVSGVNMPHPSHETKTSPQLAAGVPAGQAAGVSHSASVFPVSSADPVCSVSSVSSAMSAHSDSSSKTADSSAARNALPGGAPTPHAQLLPQMQLPASTQGSDSHHVTDVVSLGKTQDSSTTNESSSNSNVLKKGVVLQARASVPHNSVAGSSEGPAVQALKYRPIASKAPTTQTAGAPPQPTTSSAEKTLLDYSLISLEDEELVKEWLSGKQGVQVPSLQTTLPYFPPFLCNLKALSKLLLQKAALEKQAARLLSSDGGQGEGEVDLNAITELVHEKLGNDPAFLLLKARFLAAFTLPAVLATLPPPKVATTLSASRREYGESDEEEWQSEEEASEDESCGDELDARSDGTVGEEPGDQDADFPNKGMETEETGARSIAGACTDGTGSVPQIRRSMRVRKRLRKRRRV